The genomic DNA AGAAAGAAAAACTACCCGCAGAACATTTATCCGTAAGCTTAACTACACTTAAGTCAGGTAAAAACAAGGAGGACAATAAATGGGCATTATCATTTGGTTATTAATTGGCGCCGTAGCTGGTTGGTTAGCAGGCAATATTATGAAAGGTGGTGGCTTCGGTTTAGTGGGCAACATCATCGTTGGCATTGTAGGGGCGATTATTGGTGGCTTTGTATTTGGCCTGCTAGGTTTTAGCACCACCAGCATGCTCGGCTCGCTCATTACTGCGGTAGTTGGCGCGGTAATTCTGCTCTACTTAGTGAGTGTGGTAAAAAAATAGCAGCAAAAAATTAACAAAAAGCCAGCACGAAGCTGGCTTTGTTATTAGAGTTAGGTGTTTAACCTTTTACAGCACCTGCTGTTAAACCGTCGATCAACTTACGAGAGGTCATAACAAACAGTATCATTAGCGGTACAACGGCAATCGCAGCACCAGCACAAATTGCTCCCCATGGTACCTGACCAGTACCTTGTAAGGCCCGTAGCGCTAGCGGTACGGTAAACATCTTCATGTCGTTCATTACTACCAATGGACCCATGAAGTTGTTCCATTGACCAATGAAGGTAATCAAACCAAGCGTACCGAAGGCTGGAGTAATTAGTGGCACAACCACTCGCCAGTAAATCGCAAACTCGTTACAACCGTCCATACGTGCCGCTTCAATTAGCTCTTTTGGAATAGCACTAGCAATGAACTGACGCATCATGAAGATACCCATCGCACCACAGGCCATTGGAATATATAGCGCACGTGGTTGGTTCATCCATTCCAATTGAGACATGATCAAAGCAGTTGGAATCATGCCTAAGAACGGTGGCAATAACATGGTGCCCATAATCAAGATGAACATAATGTTGCGGCCTTTAAACTCGAACATCGCAAAGGCATAACCGGCCAATGAACAGAAGAACAAGTTCAAGATGGTGGTCATTAGCGCCACATAGAAGCTCAAGCCGATGTTGTGCCAAAAATAAGGTAGAGCGTCTAACAGAATGCCCACGTTATTGATGAACTCACTACCGAACCACACTGGGGGTGGCACCGATAGAATGTCAGAGTTGCTATGCGTAGCGAATACAAACATAAAGTAGAACGGCGCTAGCATGATTATCGAACCCATGCCCACAATAAAATACGCGACGATATGGCTTTTAGTAATTTTATTCATAATTTGGTCCTACTTCTTCTCACCAAGTAATTTATTGTTACCCCAGGTGAGGAAGGCAATCAAAGCAAACAGAATCCAAGAAATAGCTGATGCAGTACCAAAGTCACCTTCAACAAAGGCCGTAATATACATGTGCATGGCCGCAGTTTTACCCGCTTGTTCAATACCACCAGTACCACCGGTAATAATGAAGGGTTCTTCAAACAACTGCAGGTTACCAATAATGGTTAGAGTGACCGCAAAGAACATCATCGGTTTAAGCATTGGTACGGTAATGTACCAGAATTGTTGCCAACGTTTTGCACCATCAACGGTAGCGGCTTCATACAAATCTTTTGGAATGGTCTGCATCGCTGAAAGATACAATACCGTGTTCCAACCCACGTAACGCCAGAATACAACGAAGGCAATCATCGTTTTAGTGTATTCAGGTCTATTCCAGTCAACGTTAGCGGTTGGGAATAACCATGCTAGTGGTTGAATATCGCCAACAGACCAGTTACCCGCAGCAGTAAACAGCATGTTAATCACACCGAAATCACGCGAGAACAAAGTGGTAAATACTAGCGAAATCGCCACTGAAGAAGTAATAAACGGTAGGAAGTACATGCCTACAACGGTATTACGACTGCGCTTAAAGCTAGTATGTAAGAAATAAGCCAAGGGAATTGCAACAGCGTGTTGCGGAATACCCGCGGCTAATGCGATCCAAATGGTATTAAATACCGACTTTTGGAACCAATCATCGGTTAGAGTAAAGGTGAAGTTCTCGATCCCTACCCATTCCATGGCACCTAGGCCTGAAGCTGGTTCCCAATAGTGAAACGACAAAAACAATGAAAACAGTAAGGGAAACAACCCAAACACAGAAAAAATAATAAAGAACGGACTGACAAACAAGTAAGGAGCCCACTTATAGCCACTAGCGTTTAGTCGCTGCTTTAGGGTCCGCTTTCTTATTTTAGCTACTGGTGGTCTTACGGCAGACTCTACAGAAGACATCTTTAACTCCCGACAAAAAATAGAGAGGGAGACGAGCTCCCTCGGTGTTAATGTTAACGTCTAGCGCGACGTTTGATTTGTTTCGCAGCGTTAGCTAACTCGGCATCGATGTCAGCATCACGCTCTAATACAGCTTCTAAAGCATCGTTTACGATTTGCTCAGCCACTGGATCATGCTTGTGAACATCCATTGCTGGAATTTTAGCCGCAGCTTCTTTCCATTGAACGCGAGCGACTTGGCCACCTAAGTACTCAATAGGTTGATTAATGAAATCATCTTCTTGAGCTTCAAGTAACGCAGGGAACGCGTCTAAGTCACGGAATGCAGCAATTTGCATTTCTTTGTTCATAGTCATGAACTTAATGAATTCCCAAGCTTCCGCTTTGTGCTCAGCTTTCTTAGGAATAGCGTAGAATGAACCGCCCCAGCTGGCAAATGAACCTTCAGGTAGGTGAGATGAACGCCATAGGCCTTTACTTTCTGGAGCAATCCAGCCAGCTAAGTGACCACCTAACCAAGCACCCATCATTTGTGAAGCGATGGTGCCGCGACGTAGACCTTCGGTCCACTCTGAGCTCCAAGCACCAACTTGAGCGTCGATACCAGCTTCACGAACCGCTTTAGCTAAGCGGAAAGCTTCTTTAAAGCGTGGGCTTTCAACAGAGATATTATTTTCAGAATCGAAGTAGATACCTTCACCATCTTTTAGGCCACTACGAATCACGATATCTTTAATATCTACGGCACTGGCTACTAAGTAAGAACCAGTGGCTTCTTTAATTTTCTTACCAGCGGCAATGTAAGAGTCCCAATCTTTGGTTAGGTCTTCTTTAGTTACGCCAGCTTTTTCTAAAATATCTTTACGGTAGAACAAAGCACCAGGACCGATGTCAGCAGGCATCGCTGCTAAAGTACCAGTACCGCCAGTCGCTAAAGGAATGGTGAACTTAGAAAACAAATCTTCATACTGTCCAGCGTTATAAGGGGCAGCACGCAAGTCTTCTAAACCGCCAGATGCGGCAAAACGACCGATGTAACCGTATTCCACACCCATTACATCCGGCAAGTTACCACCGGTTGCTAGAGCAGTGGTCATCGCATTATGGTGATCACCATAGGCTAAACTTACCAACTTAATTTCCACTTCTGGATGTAACTTTTTGTAGAGTGGAATGGCTGAGACAACGGCTTGGTCAAAGCTAGGAAACGAAGCCACGGTAATAGTGGTCTTAGCCCAAGCAGAGGTAGCAGACAAAGCTAGGCTTGCGCCCAAAGCTAACGCGACTGTTCCAAGTTTCTTTTTATTAAACATCCTATTCTCCTAAGTAC from Agarivorans gilvus includes the following:
- a CDS encoding carbohydrate ABC transporter permease, yielding MNKITKSHIVAYFIVGMGSIIMLAPFYFMFVFATHSNSDILSVPPPVWFGSEFINNVGILLDALPYFWHNIGLSFYVALMTTILNLFFCSLAGYAFAMFEFKGRNIMFILIMGTMLLPPFLGMIPTALIMSQLEWMNQPRALYIPMACGAMGIFMMRQFIASAIPKELIEAARMDGCNEFAIYWRVVVPLITPAFGTLGLITFIGQWNNFMGPLVVMNDMKMFTVPLALRALQGTGQVPWGAICAGAAIAVVPLMILFVMTSRKLIDGLTAGAVKG
- a CDS encoding ABC transporter substrate-binding protein: MFNKKKLGTVALALGASLALSATSAWAKTTITVASFPSFDQAVVSAIPLYKKLHPEVEIKLVSLAYGDHHNAMTTALATGGNLPDVMGVEYGYIGRFAASGGLEDLRAAPYNAGQYEDLFSKFTIPLATGGTGTLAAMPADIGPGALFYRKDILEKAGVTKEDLTKDWDSYIAAGKKIKEATGSYLVASAVDIKDIVIRSGLKDGEGIYFDSENNISVESPRFKEAFRLAKAVREAGIDAQVGAWSSEWTEGLRRGTIASQMMGAWLGGHLAGWIAPESKGLWRSSHLPEGSFASWGGSFYAIPKKAEHKAEAWEFIKFMTMNKEMQIAAFRDLDAFPALLEAQEDDFINQPIEYLGGQVARVQWKEAAAKIPAMDVHKHDPVAEQIVNDALEAVLERDADIDAELANAAKQIKRRARR
- a CDS encoding GlsB/YeaQ/YmgE family stress response membrane protein, with the translated sequence MGIIIWLLIGAVAGWLAGNIMKGGGFGLVGNIIVGIVGAIIGGFVFGLLGFSTTSMLGSLITAVVGAVILLYLVSVVKK
- a CDS encoding carbohydrate ABC transporter permease, which encodes MEWVGIENFTFTLTDDWFQKSVFNTIWIALAAGIPQHAVAIPLAYFLHTSFKRSRNTVVGMYFLPFITSSVAISLVFTTLFSRDFGVINMLFTAAGNWSVGDIQPLAWLFPTANVDWNRPEYTKTMIAFVVFWRYVGWNTVLYLSAMQTIPKDLYEAATVDGAKRWQQFWYITVPMLKPMMFFAVTLTIIGNLQLFEEPFIITGGTGGIEQAGKTAAMHMYITAFVEGDFGTASAISWILFALIAFLTWGNNKLLGEKK